ATTCTCTGAGCTCCCTTATCACTTTGTTCAGACCTCTTACAACTCTTTGTACTTCTCATTGCCATTTGCTTGCAGTTCTCCTGTTACACTGAGCTTCCCCAGACAGAAATCTCATATTCATCATCTCTGCATTTCCAATGCCTTGCCTATGCCCGGcacatccatttattcattaaacatcCACTATGCGCCTTTGATGTATCAGGCTCTATGCCAACATTTGCTGTACCAAGATAGGCAAAGGTGATATGAATTCTGTCCTTGAGGAGATGACAGCTGAGTAGGAGAGATGACACCAAAAGCCAATAAtcatgcgcgcgcgcgcacacacacacacacaccagcaatATACACACATCATGAATGCATATTGTGACAAcagctttgaagaaaaaaaaaaataagatgctatCGGAGAAaagtggtggtggcagggggtgaggggcagaactGATTTAGAGCAGGGCCAGGGAGTTTTCTCAGAAGGGACAGTTAAGCTGGGACCAAAAAGATAAAGGGGgtagaagaggaaacagaaaggaaaaattattccAGGGTGAGGAAAGAGAATGTGTAAATGTCCTGAGGCAGAACGTTTACTGACTTGGAGGAAGGAAGGCCAGTAGGACCAGTTGTCATGGGGATAGAGTAGTTGGATTGAGAAGGTGGTCAGGGGTGAGTTCAGGCCAAGCCAGGTGAATCCTATGAAGAaactaggattttattttaagtactaCAGGAAGGTACTGAATCGTTTCAAAAGCAAGGGGATATGATtcaatttccttcttaaaaagaGCACAGTGACAGCTGTGGAGGGCACTGAGGGACACATATGCCCCTAGGAGACGGTTTTGGGGAGGCTGCATTGCACTGTGTTGTGTCATTGAGGTGAGAGATGTTGGTGGCCAGGCAGTGCCAgcgaggagggagaggagagttgGATTTGAGGAATATGAATGGTCTCTCGGGTTGTTTCATTGTGCCACTTGCCTAAGACACTTCTTTCAAAAGTAGGCGTACATACTCCTCTCTTTGGGAGTCCTGGAAAAAGCACTGTGTAGACAAAGGAGATGGAACAGACAGCAAAATCCGTCAGTGCCCCTTGCAATCCTCTGCCTCAAAATTCTCCGAAAACGCGGGTCAGGCATGAGTCACCTCTTCATTCCCCTGATGCCTGCCCAATGCCTGTGATGAACAAGGCATTATGCTAGCCACTGTGAGGTGACccatctgtttaaaaataaagtagtgcAAAGTGATTGATGAAAATTTGGAACATGAGGAAagtataaagaaggaaaaaattttcGTTAGGTATACCACCATCAACATTTTGaactatttcttgtctttttcccatCGTCATTTGCATGTTTATGTTTATTCACATATGGAAATGGGGATACTATATTTAACTTTATGTCCTCTGTCAAATTTTTTATTGTCAGGTATCCTGCACGCAAAAGATGCATGTGCAAagcttaaagaataaaaaaaaatatgcactcAATCAATCACCAGCTAtgtaaagaataaattatattatCTCCCCTCTGCATTCCCCTCTCTTTATCCCTTCAAGtagccaaaggcagaaagaatcGGCGTTCTTAATCTTGTTCTATTTTACTATTCAAATTGCAGCAGGAGGGAGATATGCCTACTTTAGCCAATCTGACACAGACCCTGGAAGATgtcttcaaaaagatttttattacttatatgGACAATTGGCGCAGGAACACGACAGCTGAGCAAGAGGCCCTGCAAACCAAACTTGATGCTGAGAACTTCTACTATGTCATCTTGTACCTCATGGTGATGATCGGAATGTTCTCTTTCATCATTGTAGCCATCCTGGTGAGCACGGTGAAATCCAAGCGACGAGAGCACTCCAATGACCCCTACCACCAGTACATCGTAGAAGATTGGCAAGAGAAGTACAAGAGTCAAATCTTGAATCTAGAAGAATCAAAGACCACCATCCACGAGAACATGGGTGCAGCAGGGTTCAAAATGTGTCCTTGATAAGTGGGAAAGGCATAAGGCTAACGTCTGATATCCGGATATGAAGACATGGCCCTGCCATGGAGAAAATCCAAGCTGTCATTGCTTAGAAGACACTAAGTTCCTTGCTTTCCGTTGAGAATTTTCATGGAGATCATGTGGCTGCTCCATTAACACTGATGACATTTTAATCTCAGTGATTTATACTTGCTCATCAGAGCCATGTTTTATGCTGAAGACTTCTCTTACTTTCTGGGCAATACAAATGTCATCTGAATCGATGTCAGATTTGACAAATTTTGTCAAGTTAgtgaaaataaagtcaaatttgAAGTAAATTGCCTGTATCCTGGCAGTGGGGATAGAGGGGTGGCTAATAAATCACTGAACCTTCTCGCTAATGAAACATTATTTCCTATGTGACAAATTAACTTTACAAATAACCCAGGGTAATAGTTCACTTAAAGAAGTAGCATCTTTAAGAACTACCCAGTACAAcagaagcatatttttaaattaacatttaaagttTTCCAGAAAACTTAGAAGTTCTtgttattatagaaaaaaataaggaaaggttGTAACATTGCTTTATAAATAGCATTCTTTCAATCTCATTTATCTTCttccatttataattatttattatttatttatattatttatatataataattatttattcttacTTCTGTTTCAAGAGACTGATGGTACAGAAAGTATCTGAATTGCTGATGTTGTGGCATCAGCAAGGCTAGCAAACTAGCTAGACAGTTAGggacgcctagatggctcagtggttgagtgtctgccttcggctcaggttgtgattctgtagtaccgggatcaagtcccacattaggcttcctgcatggagcctgcttctcccactgcctatgtctctgcttctctctctgtgtgtatctctcatgaataaataaatatcttttttttttaaagaaaag
This genomic window from Canis lupus familiaris isolate Mischka breed German Shepherd chromosome 31, alternate assembly UU_Cfam_GSD_1.0, whole genome shotgun sequence contains:
- the KCNE2 gene encoding potassium voltage-gated channel subfamily E member 2, which produces MPTLANLTQTLEDVFKKIFITYMDNWRRNTTAEQEALQTKLDAENFYYVILYLMVMIGMFSFIIVAILVSTVKSKRREHSNDPYHQYIVEDWQEKYKSQILNLEESKTTIHENMGAAGFKMCP